The following proteins are co-located in the Meleagris gallopavo isolate NT-WF06-2002-E0010 breed Aviagen turkey brand Nicholas breeding stock chromosome 13, Turkey_5.1, whole genome shotgun sequence genome:
- the TUBB3 gene encoding tubulin beta-3 chain, with translation MDSVRSGAFGHLFRPDNFIFGQSGAGNNWAKGHYTEGAELVDSVLDVVRKECENCDCLQGFQLTHSLGGGTGSGMGTLLISKVREEYPDRIMNTFSVVPSPKVSDTVVEPYNATLSIHQLVENTDETYCIDNEALYDICFRTLKLATPTYGDLNHLVSATMSGVTTSLRFPGQLNADLRKLAVNMVPFPRLHFFMPGFAPLTARGSQQYRALTVPELTQQMFDAKNMMAACDPRHGRYLTVATVFRGRMSMKEVDEQMLAIQSKNSSYFVEWIPNNVKVAVCDIPPRGLKMSSTFIGNSTAIQELFKRISEQFTAMFRRKAFLHWYTGEGMDEMEFTEAESNMNDLVSEYQQYQDATAEEEGEMYEDDEEESEAQGAK, from the exons ATGGACAGCGTGCGCTCAGGTGCCTTCGGGCACCTTTTCCGCCCCGACAACTTCATTTTCG gtCAGAGCGGGGCTGGCAACAACTGGGCCAAGGGGCACTACACGGAGGGGGCCGAGCTGGTGGACTCGGTGCTGGACGTGGTGCGGAAGGAGTGTGAGAACTGCGACTGTCTGCAGGGCTTCCAGCTGACCCACTCCCTGGGTGGGGGCACGGGCTCGGGCATGGGCACACTGCTGATCAGCAAGGTGCGTGAGGAGTACCCCGACCGCATCATGAACACTTTCAGTGTGGTGCCATCCCCCAAGGTGTCGGATACGGTGGTGGAACCCTACAACGCCACGCTCTCCATCCATCAACTGGTGGAGAACACGGATGAGACCTACTGCATCGACAATGAGGCACTGTACGACATCTGCTTCCGCACACTCAAGTTGGCCACCCCCACCTATGGAGACCTCAACCACCTCGTCTCGGCCACCATGAGCGGCGTCACCACCTCGCTgcgcttccctgggcagctcaaTGCTGACCTGCGCAAGCTGGCTGTCAATATGGTGCCCTTTCCACGCCTTCACTTCTTCATGCCTGGCTTCGCCCCGCTAACAGCACGTGGCAGCCAGCAGTACCGTGCCCTCACCGTCCCCGAGCTCACCCAGCAGATGTTCGATGCCAAGAACATGATGGCTGCCTGCGACCCACGCCACGGCCGCTACCTCACCGTGGCCACTGTTTTCCGTGGCCGTATGTCCATGAAGGAGGTGGACGAGCAGATGCTGGCCATCCAAAGCAAGAATAGCTCTTACTTCGTGGAGTGGATCCCCAACAACGTCAAAGTTGCAGTGTGTGACATCCCGCCCCGCGGCCTCAAGATGTCCTCCACCTTCATTGGCAACAGCACGGCCATCCAGGAGCTCTTCAAGCGCATCTCGGAGCAGTTCACCGCCATGTTCCGCCGCAAGGCCTTCCTGCATTGGTACACAGGGGAGGGAATGGACGAGATGGAGTTCACCGAGGCAGAGAGCAACATGAACGACCTGGTGTCAGAGTACCAGCAGTACCAGGATGCCACGGCCGAGGAGGAGGGCGAGATGTACGAGGATGATGAGGAGGAGTCGGAGGCGCAGGGCGCCAAGTGA